The Synechococcus sp. UW69 genomic interval TTCAGCAGCAGAACGTGCATGGCTGGAGGCCGCCTCAGTTCGCCAGATCGTATCGAGATCGTGGGGAAGGACACACCGACTGGTAAGTTCTTGCGGTGTGGTTCGGGTCGGTGCCCGAGTGGTTAATGGGGGCGGACTGTAAATCCGCTGGCTCTGCCTACGTTGGTTCAAATCCAACCCGGCCCATCCTCCACATGCCCTTGTAGCTCAGCGGTAGAGCACTCCCTTGGTAAGGGAGAGGTCTCGAGTTCAAGTCTCGACAAGGGCTTACTTCCTCCCCTCGGCACCAGGGGAGACTTCTCTCGAACCGAGGACAACTGCTGATTGCAGACCAAGACCTCGGCTGTCGGCTGATCCGAGGATCCAGAGCACGGAACTGTCGGGCTCCAGAGAGAAGGGCAAGTGTTCTGAGCGACTGCGGTTGATCAGAACCCGTAGGCCATCCGCGACTCCCTCCAGTCCGTCTGTTCCATGGACTGACCACTGCAGGCCATCCCGACGCAGAGCTCCATGGGCTCGACGAAGTTCAGCGAGCGATTGAATAAAAGGACGTAGATCTGCTGTCCAAGGGACATCCCAGGGATAGGCCTCACGGCAGGAGGGGCCAGGCCCGCCAGATGGACCTGGTTCAGGACCACCTGCAAGAGCAGCCTCTGTCCCGTAGTAGATGCAGGGCGCTCCTGGGTGAAGAAAGAGCAGCAACAGTGCCAACTTCAAGGCAGCCAAGTCGTTGCTGAGGCTGTGAAGCGCTCGGGGGACGTCATGGCTGTCGAGCAGATTCATCTGAGCCCTGTTCACCACATCCCGATAGGAGCTCGCTGTCGTCGTCCAGATGGTCAACAGGGCCTGGCCATCAAGGGGATCAAGGGGGTACTCAGGGTTGCGATAGTCCCGGCGCAGCGTCTCACCGGCGGCCCAGCAAATGCTGCTCCAACCAAGCCGGTAATTCATCACGCCATCGAAGTGGTCGCCCTGCAGCCAGGCCGTTGCATCACCCCACACTTCTCCAACAATCCAGGCATCCGGGTTGGTGGACCGCACCATCTGCCGGAACTCCACCCAGAAATCGGCAGGGACCTCTGCTGGAACGTCGAGACGCCAACCATCGATCCCACGTTCAAGCCAGTGACGGCCGACCGCCAGCAGATGCTCCCGGACACCAGGGTTCCCATGGTTGAACTTGGGCAGATCAGGCAATGCCCACCAGCAGTCGTATCCGCAGTCCTCGCCTTCCGCGGGATAGGGCTGGAGGGGCCAACGGTGCACATGGAACCAATCCCGGTACGGCGAATCCGCACCGTTCTCCACCACGTGATGAAAGGCCCAAAAGCCTCGGCCGCAATGGTTGAACACACCATCAAGAACCAACTTCATGCCGCGCTGATGCACAGCGTCGATGAGTT includes:
- a CDS encoding glycoside hydrolase family 13 protein, which translates into the protein MGAITPFRDPPAWVADAVLYQIFPDRFRRSDRVNAQRHLALKPWGTDPREEGFQGGDLYGVIDALDELQAMGITCLYLTPIFSSAANHRYHSYDYFEVDPLLGGNAALTELIDAVHQRGMKLVLDGVFNHCGRGFWAFHHVVENGADSPYRDWFHVHRWPLQPYPAEGEDCGYDCWWALPDLPKFNHGNPGVREHLLAVGRHWLERGIDGWRLDVPAEVPADFWVEFRQMVRSTNPDAWIVGEVWGDATAWLQGDHFDGVMNYRLGWSSICWAAGETLRRDYRNPEYPLDPLDGQALLTIWTTTASSYRDVVNRAQMNLLDSHDVPRALHSLSNDLAALKLALLLLFLHPGAPCIYYGTEAALAGGPEPGPSGGPGPSCREAYPWDVPWTADLRPFIQSLAELRRAHGALRRDGLQWSVHGTDGLEGVADGLRVLINRSRSEHLPFSLEPDSSVLWILGSADSRGLGLQSAVVLGSREVSPGAEGRK